Proteins from a genomic interval of Arachis hypogaea cultivar Tifrunner chromosome 10, arahy.Tifrunner.gnm2.J5K5, whole genome shotgun sequence:
- the LOC112717948 gene encoding uncharacterized protein, which translates to MDNKGSSKKLKVQVNLNGDDSDVDSIKRYSVSSLSSDSSLDSDDREEPGNRNSFEHSYDLHVYDSPVWSYTGASTTHSPSHYTMESGYDPNRIPASVFGKSNHNEQWSVASNESLFSIRLGNGSFITRDISFAMNNNNNKSGELYNVSMPLPTVQEVSYEENNNRHSVSSDSSDGSVVLDLEKHEHKNDEESRKVETKVLDKTTMDHHNKEANNVPIVSYRSMESGRSFQFPILTNNGERISSSTVESEMHEKTENQQQQPEKSSPPWLPPPPKAKKASKQGGRYCCFCFSCF; encoded by the exons ATGGATAACAAAGGAAGTAgcaagaaacttaaagtgcaagttaACCTAAACGGAGACGACAGCGACGTGGATTCTATTAAGAGATATTCTGTCTCTTCTCTATCGTCAGACTCATCATTAGATTCTGACGATAGAGAAGAGCCAGGAAATAGAAATAGTTTCGAACATAGTTATGATCTACATGTATATGATTCTCCCGTATGGAGCTACACAGGTGCTTCAACTACACATTCTCCATCTCATTACACAATGGAAAGCGGTTATGATCCGAACAGAATTCCAGCATctgtgtttggtaaatcaaatcatAATGAACAATGGAGTGTTGCATCAAATGAATCTTTGTTTAGTATCCGATTAGGGAATGGGAGTTTCATAACTAGGGACATTTCTTTTGCaatgaacaataataataacaaatccGGGGAACTTTACAATGTTTCCATGCCATTGCCAACTGTTCAGGAAGTGAGTTATGAAGAAAACAACAACAGACACTCCGTCTCGTCGGATTCGTCGGACGGAAGTGTGGTTCTTGATTTGGAAAAGCATGAACATAAAAATGATGAGGAATCAAGAAAAGTTGAGACAAAAGTATTGGACAAAACAACAATGGATCATCATAATAAAGAAGCAAATAATGTCCCTATTGTGTCTTACAGATCCATGGAGAGCGGTCGTTCGTTTCAGTTTCCGAT ATTAACAAATAATGGAGAAAGAATAAGTTCTTCAACAGTAGAATCAGAAATGCATGAAAAAACTGAAAACCAACAACAGCAGCCAGAGAAATCATCGCCGCCGTGGCTGCCTCCTCCTCCAAAAGCTAAAAAGGCATCAAAACAAGGTGGAAGATATTGCTGTTTTTGCTTCTCATGTTTCTGA